The Arabidopsis thaliana chromosome 5, partial sequence genomic interval TTATTGCCGCGCGTCGTTTTCGCTCCTCGTCTCGTCTCCTTTTATTATTAccccctctctctctctcccactCTTCCTCTCAAATCACACATCACTGCTTTCTTCAACCTCTCTATCTCTCAGACCAATTAGGGTTTCGCAATCTTCCAGTAGATTTCGCTTCTCAACGTAAGTTTTTCTCTATAATCTGTGTCGATTTCAGTCTAACTACAGTGATTGTTAAACCCTAGACTCGGAAATTTTCCTGGGCTTTGTTATTATTTGCGTCGGTTTAGTCAATGCGATGTAGTGAACGCTTCGATTACATAGATTTGTGTGAAAATTTTATAGTCCAATTGCGTTATAGTGATGATTTTGTtggtaattttgattttgaaactaGGGATTTTGAAAATGGTGGAAAATGGGGCTAAAGCTGCGAAGCGAAAGAAGAGACCACTTCCAGAGATTCAAGAGGTAGAAGATGTACCTAGGACGAGGAGACCAAGGCGTGCTGCAGCGTGTACCAGTTTCAAGGAGAAATCTATTCGAGTCTGTGAGAAATCTGCTACTATTGAAGTAAAGAAACAGCAGATTGTGGAGGAAGAGTTTCTCGCGTTACGGTTAACGGCTCTGGAAACTGATGTTGAAGATCGTCCAACCAGGAGACtgaatgattttgttttgtttgattcagaTGGAGTTCCACAACCTCTGGAGATGTTGGAGATTCATGACATATTCGTTTCAGGTGCTATCTTACCTTCAGATGTGTGTACTGataaggagaaagagaagggtGTGAGGTGTACATCGTTTGGACGGGTTGAGCATTGGAGTATCTCTGGTTATGAAGATGGTTCCCCTGTTATTTGGATCTCAACGGAATTGGCGGATTATGATTGTCGTAAACCTGCTGCTAGCTACAGGAAGGTTTATGATTACTTCTATGAGAAAGCTCGTGCTTCAGTGGCTGTGTATAAGAAATTGTCCAAGTCATCTGGTGGGGATCCTGATATAGGTCTTGAGGAGTTACTTGCGGCGGTTGTCAGATCAATGAGCAGTGGAAGCAAGTACTTTTCTAGTGGTGCGGCAATCATCGATTTTGTTATATCCCAGggagattttatatataaccaacTCGCTGGTTTGGATGAGACAGCCAAGAAACATGAATCAAGCTATGTTGAGATTCCTGTTCTTGTAGCTCTCAGAGAGAAGAGTAGTAAGATTGACAAGCCTCTGCAGAGGGAAAGAAACCCATCTAATGGTGTGAGGATTAAAGAAGTTTCTCAAGTTGCGGAGAGCGAGGCCTTGACATCTGATCAACTGGTTGATGGTACTGATGATGACAGAAGATATGCTATACTCTTACAAGACGAAGAGAATAGGAAATCTATGCAACAGCCCAGAAAAAACAGCAGCTCAGGTTCTGCTTCAAATATGTTCTACATTAAGATAAATGAAGATGAGATTGCCAATGATTATCCTCTCCCATCGTACTATAAGACCtccgaagaagaaacagatgaaCTTATACTTTATGATGCTTCCTATGAGGTTCAATCTGAACACCTGCCTCACAGGATGCTTCACAACTGGGCTCTTTATAACTCTGATTTACGATTCATATCACTGGAACTTCTACCGATGAAACAATGTGATGATATTGATGTCAACATTTTTGGGTCAGGTGTGGTGACTGATGATAATGGAAGTTGGATTTCTTTAAACGATCCTGACAGCGGTTCTCAGTCACACGATCCTGATGGGATGTGCATATTCCTCAGTCAAATTAAAGAatggatgattgagtttggGAGCGATGATATTATCTCCATTTCTATACGAACAGATGTGGCCTGGTAAGCTTACTATCCTAGTATTTTGTACTCGCATGTTTCTACgtctgttttttcttctgttgctGATGTATAAGGTATATACAGGTACCGTCTTGGGAaaccatcaaaactttatgCCCCTTGGTGGAAACCTGTTCTGAAAACAGCAAGGGTTGGGATAAGCATTCTTACTTTTCTTAGGGTGGAAAGTAGGGTTGCTAGGCTTTCATTTGCAGATGTCACAAAAAGACTGTCTGGGTTACAGGCGAATGATAAAGCTTACATTTCTTCTGACCCCTTGGCTGTTGAGAGATATTTGGTCGTCCATGGGCAAATTATTTTACAGCTTTTTGCAGTTTATCCGGACGACAATGTCAAAAGGTGTCCATTTGTTGTTGGTCTTGCAAGCAAATTGGAGGATAGGCACCACACAAAATGgatcatcaagaagaagaaaatttcgCTGAAGGAACTGAATCTGAATCCAAGGGCAGGCATGGCACCAGTAGCATCGAAGAGGAAAGCTATGCAAGCAACAACAACTCGCCTGGTCAACAGAATTTGGGGAGAGTTTTACTCCAATTACTCTCCAGAGGATCCATTGCAGGCGACTGCTGCAGAAAATGGGGAGGATGAGGTGGAAGAGGAAGGCGGAAATGGGGAGGAAGAGGTTGAAGAGGAAGGTGAAAATGGTCTCACAGAGGACACTGTACCAGAACCTGTTGAGGTTCAGAAGCCTCATACTCCTAAGAAAATCCGAGGCAGTTCTGGAAAAAGGGAAATAAAATGGGATGGTGAGAGTCTAGGAAAAACTTCTGCTGGCGAGCCTCTCTATCAACAAGCCCTTGTTGGAGGGGAAATGGTGGCTGTAGGTGGCGCTGTCACCTTGGAAGTTGATGATCCAGATGAAATGCCGGCCATCTATTTTGTGGAGTACATGTTCGAAAGTACAGATCACTGCAAAATGTTACATGGTAGATTCTTACAAAGAGGATCTATGACTGTTCTGGGGAATGCTGCTAACGAGAGGGAACTATTCCTGACTAATGAATGCATGACTACACAGCTCAAGGACATTAAAGGAGTAGCCAGTTTTGAGATTCGATCAAGGCCATGGGGGCATCAGTATAGGAAAAAGAACATCACTGCGGATAAGCTTGACTGGGCTAGAGCattagaaagaaaagtaaaagattTGCCAACAGAGTATTACTGCAAAAGCTTGTACTCACCTGAGAGAGGGGGATTCTTTAGTCTTCCACTAAGTGATATTGGTCGCAGTTCTGGGTTCTGCACTTCATGTAAGATAAGGGAGGATGAAGAGAAGAGGTCTACAATTAAACTAAATGTTTCAAAGACAGGCTTTTTCATCAATGGGATTGAGTATTCTGTTGAGGATTTTGTCTATGTCAACCCTGACTCTATTGGTGGGTTGAAGGAGGGTAGTAAAACTTCTTTTAAGTCTGGGCGAAACATTGGGTTAAGAGCGTATGTTGTTTGCCAATTGCTGGAAATTGTTCCAAAGGAATCTAGAAAGGCTGATTTGGGTTCCTTTGATGTTAAAGTGAGAAGGTTTTATAGGCCTGAGGATGTTTCTGCAGAGAAGGCCTATGCTTCAGACATCCAAGAAGTAAGaactattttttatatctGGTAATGTGTTCAGTGGTGAGGTTTCTTCATAAGTTTATCTgacaatcttttttctttctttttgcaatTTCTTAAGTTGTATTTCAGCCAGGACACAGTTGTTCTCCCTCCAGGTGCTCTAGAGGGAAAATGTgaagtaagaaagaaaagtgatATGCCCTTATCCCGTGAATATCCAATATCAGACCATATTTTCTTCTGTGATCTTTTCTTTGACACCTCCAAAGGTTCTCTCAAGCAGGTATATACCTCTCTTCACTTCGTATTTGTCAATTATTTGTGTACCTAGTTTCTTAAGGAATTCATATAGTTGTGTCTAGGATTTATATGTTATGATTATTGTTGTTCTGATACAAAGTTGAACTTTTTCTCTATACTGTCTTGTAACAGCTGCCCGCCAATATGAAGCCAAAGTTCTCTACTATTAAGGACGACACActtttaagaaagaaaaagggaaaggGAGTAGAGAGTGAAATTGAGTCTGAGATTGTCAAGCCTGTTGAGCCACCTAAAGAGATTCGTCTGGCTACTCTAGATATTTTTGCTGGTTGTGGTGGCCTGTCTCATGGACTGAAAAAGGCGGGTATGTATTATATCCAGTCAACTCTTAATCTTCCAAAATGCTTGAATAAGTTGTATTAATATTCATGCTATATGTAAAAGGTGTATCTGATGCAAAGTGGGCGATTGAGTATGAAGAGCCAGCTGGGCAGGcttttaaacaaaaccatcCTGAGT includes:
- the MET1 gene encoding methyltransferase 1 produces the protein MVENGAKAAKRKKRPLPEIQEVEDVPRTRRPRRAAACTSFKEKSIRVCEKSATIEVKKQQIVEEEFLALRLTALETDVEDRPTRRLNDFVLFDSDGVPQPLEMLEIHDIFVSGAILPSDVCTDKEKEKGVRCTSFGRVEHWSISGYEDGSPVIWISTELADYDCRKPAASYRKVYDYFYEKARASVAVYKKLSKSSGGDPDIGLEELLAAVVRSMSSGSKYFSSGAAIIDFVISQGDFIYNQLAGLDETAKKHESSYVEIPVLVALREKSSKIDKPLQRERNPSNGVRIKEVSQVAESEALTSDQLVDGTDDDRRYAILLQDEENRKSMQQPRKNSSSGVVTDDNGSWISLNDPDSGSQSHDPDGMCIFLSQIKEWMIEFGSDDIISISIRTDVAWYRLGKPSKLYAPWWKPVLKTARVGISILTFLRVESRVARLSFADVTKRLSGLQANDKAYISSDPLAVERYLVVHGQIILQLFAVYPDDNVKRCPFVVGLASKLEDRHHTKWIIKKKKISLKELNLNPRAGMAPVASKRKAMQATTTRLVNRIWGEFYSNYSPEDPLQATAAENGEDEVEEEGGNGEEEVEEEGENGLTEDTVPEPVEVQKPHTPKKIRGSSGKREIKWDGESLGKTSAGEPLYQQALVGGEMVAVGGAVTLEVDDPDEMPAIYFVEYMFESTDHCKMLHGRFLQRGSMTVLGNAANERELFLTNECMTTQLKDIKGVASFEIRSRPWGHQYRKKNITADKLDWARALERKVKDLPTEYYCKSLYSPERGGFFSLPLSDIGRSSGFCTSCKIREDEEKRSTIKLNVSKTGFFINGIEYSVEDFVYVNPDSIGGLKEGSKTSFKSGRNIGLRAYVVCQLLEIVPKESRKADLGSFDVKVRRFYRPEDVSAEKAYASDIQELYFSQDTVVLPPGALEGKCEVRKKSDMPLSREYPISDHIFFCDLFFDTSKGSLKQLPANMKPKFSTIKDDTLLRKKKGKGVESEIESEIVKPVEPPKEIRLATLDIFAGCGGLSHGLKKAGVSDAKWAIEYEEPAGQAFKQNHPESTVFVDNCNVILRAIMEKGGDQDDCVSTTEANELAAKLTEEQKSTLPLPGQVDFINGGPPCQGFSGMNRFNQSSWSKVQCEMILAFLSFADYFRPRYFLLENVRTFVSFNKGQTFQLTLASLLEMGYQVRFGILEAGAYGVSQSRKRAFIWAAAPEEVLPEWPEPMHVFGVPKLKISLSQGLHYAAVRSTALGAPFRPITVRDTIGDLPSVENGDSRTNKEYKEVAVSWFQKEIRGNTIALTDHICKAMNELNLIRCKLIPTRPGADWHDLPKRKVTLSDGRVEEMIPFCLPNTAERHNGWKGLYGRLDWQGNFPTSVTDPQPMGKVGMCFHPEQHRILTVRECARSQGFPDSYEFAGNINHKHRQIGNAVPPPLAFALGRKLKEALHLKKSPQHQP
- the MET1 gene encoding methyltransferase 1 (methyltransferase 1 (MET1); FUNCTIONS IN: methyltransferase activity; INVOLVED IN: in 6 processes; LOCATED IN: nucleus; EXPRESSED IN: 22 plant structures; EXPRESSED DURING: 15 growth stages; CONTAINS InterPro DOMAIN/s: DNA (cytosine-5)-methyltransferase 1 (InterPro:IPR017198), DNA methylase, C-5 cytosine-specific (InterPro:IPR001525), Bromo adjacent homology (BAH) domain (InterPro:IPR001025), DNA methylase, C-5 cytosine-specific, active site (InterPro:IPR018117); BEST Arabidopsis thaliana protein match is: DNA (cytosine-5-)-methyltransferase family protein (TAIR:AT4G08990.1); Has 1807 Blast hits to 1807 proteins in 277 species: Archae - 0; Bacteria - 0; Metazoa - 736; Fungi - 347; Plants - 385; Viruses - 0; Other Eukaryotes - 339 (source: NCBI BLink).), whose amino-acid sequence is MVENGAKAAKRKKRPLPEIQEVEDVPRTRRPRRAAACTSFKEKSIRVCEKSATIEVKKQQIVEEEFLALRLTALETDVEDRPTRRLNDFVLFDSDGVPQPLEMLEIHDIFVSGAILPSDVCTDKEKEKGVRCTSFGRVEHWSISGYEDGSPVIWISTELADYDCRKPAASYRKVYDYFYEKARASVAVYKKLSKSSGGDPDIGLEELLAAVVRSMSSGSKYFSSGAAIIDFVISQGDFIYNQLAGLDETAKKHESSYVEIPVLVALREKSSKIDKPLQRERNPSNGVRIKEVSQVAESEALTSDQLVDGTDDDRRYAILLQDEENRKSMQQPRKNSSSGSASNMFYIKINEDEIANDYPLPSYYKTSEEETDELILYDASYEVQSEHLPHRMLHNWALYNSDLRFISLELLPMKQCDDIDVNIFGSGVVTDDNGSWISLNDPDSGSQSHDPDGMCIFLSQIKEWMIEFGSDDIISISIRTDVAWYRLGKPSKLYAPWWKPVLKTARVGISILTFLRVESRVARLSFADVTKRLSGLQANDKAYISSDPLAVERYLVVHGQIILQLFAVYPDDNVKRCPFVVGLASKLEDRHHTKWIIKKKKISLKELNLNPRAGMAPVASKRKAMQATTTRLVNRIWGEFYSNYSPEDPLQATAAENGEDEVEEEGGNGEEEVEEEGENGLTEDTVPEPVEVQKPHTPKKIRGSSGKREIKWDGESLGKTSAGEPLYQQALVGGEMVAVGGAVTLEVDDPDEMPAIYFVEYMFESTDHCKMLHGRFLQRGSMTVLGNAANERELFLTNECMTTQLKDIKGVASFEIRSRPWGHQYRKKNITADKLDWARALERKVKDLPTEYYCKSLYSPERGGFFSLPLSDIGRSSGFCTSCKIREDEEKRSTIKLNVSKTGFFINGIEYSVEDFVYVNPDSIGGLKEGSKTSFKSGRNIGLRAYVVCQLLEIVPKESRKADLGSFDVKVRRFYRPEDVSAEKAYASDIQELYFSQDTVVLPPGALEGKCEVRKKSDMPLSREYPISDHIFFCDLFFDTSKGSLKQLPANMKPKFSTIKDDTLLRKKKGKGVESEIESEIVKPVEPPKEIRLATLDIFAGCGGLSHGLKKAGVSDAKWAIEYEEPAGQAFKQNHPESTVFVDNCNVILRAIMEKGGDQDDCVSTTEANELAAKLTEEQKSTLPLPGQVDFINGGPPCQGFSGMNRFNQSSWSKVQCEMILAFLSFADYFRPRYFLLENVRTFVSFNKGQTFQLTLASLLEMGYQVRFGILEAGAYGVSQSRKRAFIWAAAPEEVLPEWPEPMHVFGVPKLKISLSQGLHYAAVRSTALGAPFRPITVRDTIGDLPSVENGDSRTNKEYKEVAVSWFQKEIRGNTIALTDHICKAMNELNLIRCKLIPTRPGADWHDLPKRKVTLSDGRVEEMIPFCLPNTAERHNGWKGLYGRLDWQGNFPTSVTDPQPMGKVGMCFHPEQHRILTVRECARSQGFPDSYEFAGNINHKHRQIGNAVPPPLAFALGRKLKEALHLKKSPQHQP